The following DNA comes from Candidatus Dormiibacterota bacterium.
CCAACGGCGCCCTCGGCCCGATGGACGCTCAACGCGCCGTCTCGAGGCTCGTGGCGGGCGACGTCCTTGTCTTGCAGCTCGAGGTCCCCATCAGCGTCATCGAACACGCGGCCACCGTCGCCCGCCGGGCCGGGGCTTTTGTCTTGCTCAATGCCGCGCCCGCCCAGCGGCTCGAGCCGGGGCTCTTGAGTCAGCTGGACGCGCTCGTCGTCAACGAACGCGAGGCCAGCGCGTTCGTCGATCGTGACGACCCGTCAACCATGGCGGCAGCATTACGGACCCTAGGCCCGAAGCTCGTGATCGTGACGCTCGGGCCATCCGGCAGCGTCTTCTGCGACGAGACCGGCGTGCATCGCGTCGAGCCTTTTGACGTCGAGTCGATCGACAGTACCGGGGCCGGTGACGCCTTCATGGGCGCGCTTGCGGTCGGAATCGCCCGTAGGCTCCCCACAGCCGCCGCGGTTCGCTTCGCGAACGCTGCCGGTGCGGCGGCCACCAGCTCGGTCGGGGCCCAGGCGGCGCTGCCCCGGCTGGATGACCTGAGGCGGCGTTTTGGTCTCGACCTGTCATCCTCTGAGCAGTAACAATGCCTAGAAAGGTAATCCTGGATTGCGACCCAGGCCACGATGACGCCATGGCGATCTTGCTCGCGCACGGCAATCCGGAGATCGAGCTGCTGGCCATCACCACGGTCGCTGGTAATCAGACCGTTGACAAGACGAGCCTCAATGCGCGCCGGGTCTGTTCCGTCGCTGGCATTCACGTGCCGATTGCCGCCGGCTGCGACCGGCCTCTTACTCGCGTACTGAAAACGGCGGCTTATATTCATGGCGAATCCGGGCTCGACGGGCCGGCGTTTGGCGAACCGACGGTGCCGCTCGACGGGCGGCACGCCGTGGACTTATTGATCGAATTATTGATGTCCTCGAGTGGCGACATCACGCTGGTGCCGACCGCGCCGCTGACGAACATCGCCGTGGCCGTCCGCAAAGAGCCACGCATCGTCAAGAAAGTCAAAGAGATCGTCCTCATGGGTGGTGCCTACACAAGGGGCAATACGACACCAGCCGCTGAATTTAATATCGCCGTGGATCCCGAGGCGGCCGCGATTGTTTTCACGGCCGGCTGGCCATTGACGATGGTCGGCCTGGACTTGACGCACCAGGCGCTGGCCACCCCAGCCGTCCTGCAACGGATCGCCGCCCTCGGCACGCCAATATCAAAAATCGCTGTCCAGCTCATGGAGTTCTTTCGCGAGACGTACCGGCGCAATGCCGGCTTCGATTCACCGCCGGTGCACGATCCGTGCGCCGTTGCCCGGGTCATCGATCCAAACGTCATGACCTGCGTCGACGCCTTCGTCGCGATCGAGACCCGCGGTGAATTCACGTCCGGCATGACGGTGACGGACTTCTCTGGGCGTTTGGGCCAGCCGAACGCGAAAGTCCCGACGCAGCTCGACGTGGCCAAGTTCTGGAATCTTATGGTCGACGCGATCGAGCGAATCGGCGCGTCCGACGTCCAGGCGTCCTGACCCGTGTCCCGTCGCGCGGCCGTGCTGATGATTTCTCTCATGCTCGCGGCCTGCGGCGGGCCAAATGCAGCCCCCGACACGGCTCGAACGCACGTCTGCATCGCGACCAACTCCGACGGGCCTGCGCCGCATACGTTCAACCAGCTGGCGATCGACGGCGCCCGCGGCACCGGCGCAGCCGTCCAGGTGATCACCTCGAAGACAACGACGGAGTATTTATCTGCGCTACAACGCTGTGTTGCCGCCAAGCCGGAATTGATTATTGCCGTGTCGATCGACATGGCGAGCGCCGTCTGGCACGCGGCGCAGGTGAATACGAAGCAAAAGTTTGCGCTGGTCGACGCGATGCCCGTCGACGACAACAGCCAGGAGGTCACCCTGAGCAACGTTAACGGGCTGCTCTTCAATGAACAGGAGCCGGCCTACCTGGTCGGCGCCATGGCGGGCTTGATGGAAAAAGAGAAAATCGGCAATGCCAGCCACAACGTCCTGGGGGTACTCGGCTCGAACCACGGGCCCGGTGTCGATCCCTATATCGCCGGCTTCGTCACAGGTGCCCGCGACGCCGATCCGAGCGTGGTCTTCAAAATTGCGTACTCCGACTCGCAGGACACGGCATTCTGCAAGCAGCTGGGGATCACCCAGATCTCGGCGGGAGCCGATCTTCTCTTTGAAGTCACAGGCCGCTGCGCCTCCGGCTACATCGATGCCGCCTACGACGCCTCGGGCTATGCGATCGGCTCGAACAACGACCAGGCGTTCGTCAGCCCCGCGGTTATCACCAGCGCGTTGAAGCGCGTCGATCGGGCCGTTGCGCTGACGATCCAGCGGCTGCAAAACGGACAGTTTAGACCTGGCAAGCAGGTGTTCTCCCTGCAGGAAGATGCCACCGGCTTCAGCACGCCCAGCAGCGTCGTCCCCCAGGACATCGTCAACCAGGTCCTCGATCTGCGCACGAAGATCCGCAACGGCAGCATCACGCCACCGGACGTCGTCCCGCCGGGTGTCTAATTGGCCGGAGGAACTCCTTCCCCCCTCGGGGGGAGGGTCGGGTGGGGGTTTCTAGCCCGACGTCGGCGTCGCTGGACGTAGTTTCGCCATCGCGTCGACGAACTCGCGGCGAAGCGGGGCACGGGTGACTTCGTCGCCGAAGCCGCCATCGAGCGCCTGCAGGTTCATCGCGGATATCTCCTCGGGTGAGCAGCCCAACGCATGAGAGACTGTCTGATATTCCTGCGTCAACGTCACGTTAGATACGGTCCGCGAGTCCGTGCTGATCGTGACTTTGATGCCCTGCTCGTAAAAGCGCCTCAACGGATGATCCTCGAGTCGCTGCACAGCTTTCGTCTGCGCGTTGCTCGTTGGCGCCATGTCGAGTTGCACACCGTTTTCTTTGATCATGGCGATGACTTCCGCGTCTTCCTGGGCTCGCACGCCGTGCCCGAGGCGCACGGCTCCCATCGAGATCGCCTGACGGACGCTTTCGGGCCCGGCGGCTTCCCCGGCATGAATCGTGATGTTCAAGCCCAGTGATCGGGCGACGCGGAACGCGTCTTCGTGCAGGATCGGTGGATGGCCCGCCTCGTCGCCGGCCAGGTCGAATCCGACGACCCCCTCGCCCACGTATCGACCAGCGATCTGCGCGAGCGACACGTTCTGGGCCGGCGGCATGTCCCGCAGCGCCGTTACGATCACGCCACCCTCGAGCCCGAACGCTTTCTTACCGGCGGTCCAGCCGCTCAGCACCGCCCGAATCACGTCCGTGAGCGACAGACCCTGCTGGACGTGCAGCCACGGCCCGTATCGGATCTCGGCATATCGCACGTTATCGTTCTTCAGATCTTCGCAGAGCTCGTACGTGGCCCGCTCGAGCGCCGGCACCGTCTGTAGGACCGCGATCGGCAACTCGAAGTAGGCGATGTACTCAACGAGGGACGCCGTACGGTCGGTGGCCTCGAGAAAGTCCCTGAGCTTTCCGACATCCTGTGTCGGCAGAAGAACGCCACCTTGCTTAGCCAGCTCCAGGACAGTCTGGGGACGCACAGAACCGTCGAGGTGGAGATGCAGCTCGGCCTTAGGAATCGCCTGAAAGTAGGAGGCATCGTCCATCGAAGATTCCGCCGTATGCTACCAGCCGCCTCTGGCCCGCGCCTGACGATCGCTCTCGCTCGCGATTCAGGCTGATCGCGCGCTGGGTATCACCGGCCGCGGCGGTGGGATCGCGGAGAATTGAGCGTCCTTGTGGCGGACCAGCCGCCAGCCCTCTTCATGGACCCCGCGGTGGTGCGGCCGGCATAAGAGGGCCAGGTTGGGCAGCGCCGTCGCGCCGCCCCGCGTCCACCACACCAGGTGATGCCCATCACACCAGATCGGCGGCCGCGTACAGCCGGGAAAGACACAGTGCCGGTCGCGCGCTTCGAGCGCGCGCCGGGTCGACGCCGGGACCGTTCGGCTGGCGTGGTTGAGCTCCTGGTCCAGCTCGCCCTGGCCGGTGATCCGGATGATCGCACTGTCGCAGGCGTAGCGCTGAACGGTCTCCGCCGGCACGGTGCCGCCGCCATCCAGCTCACCCGCCGGCGCGCCCGGCGTCCCCGCCAGCGTGTCGAGGCTGGCGCGAATGATCAATTGCGGCCGCGGGCCGGCGCCAGTGCGCTTGCCGCCCGACCCACCCTGGCGGCCGAGTTCCACGAGCGCGTCGGCGCTACGCTGCCCATAGCTGCGCGCGTCATCCTTGACCGGCGTCATGAATTTCTGCAGGGCGCCGCGGAGCGTCGCGCCGCCCTCGGCATCGAGCACGCCATCGAGCCGCACCATGCCGTCCTGCGGCTCGCTGATGTGGAAGTACCGCCGCTGGTACGCGTGGTTCGCTTCGGCGAGGGCCCCCGCCGCGTCGACTCGGTGCTCGAAATTCTTCGCCACGCCGACGAACTGGCCCGGGTCCATGCTGCGGGCGGCATCGAGTAGGCTGGCCTCTTCTCTGCGCACCGCGGCGGCGCCGACGTGCTCCGCGGCGCGGGCCATGACGACCGCATGCTGGTAACCGAGGTCGCCGTTTGCGAAGGCCGCCTCCGTCTTGGGGAGCTGCTCCAGCTGGCGGGCGATCTCGACCCGCTCCAGCGCCGCGCCGCCGGAGAGCTTGCACTTCCAGCGCAGCCACGCCGTCAGCGAGAGGGCGCCATCGGCCTTGTACTCGCCCGACTTGTCGAAGCGGCGCACGCCATCGGCGAAGACCGACTCAGACCGGTCGATGACGCCGCGGATTTCAATCAGCGGCTCGCCGAGCGAGGCGTCGTCCTGGGCGCTCAGCCAGCCCAGCAGATCGTCCAGGGCGGCCTTGATCCGTGCGAGCGGAGTCCCCGATCGATCGCCTGCCGCGCCCATGCTTCCATCGTGCAGCACAGGTGCGACAGCTGTCTGTCAATCACCCAGAGACCACAATACTTACCGCACCGAGCAGTCGCTACGCGGCGCGCTTGTGGCCGTTGCCAGTCAGCACCAGGCCCAGCATCTCGGACGGCCGCGTCGCCCACAGTCGGTGCCGGCGGAACGCCGCCCGAAGCTCCGGCGTCAGTCCCCAGGCGGCGAGCACGGTGCGCACCCGGGCAGCCCTGCCGGTCATAAGGTCCACCATACTGTCGCCGACGTACACCGCGTTCGAGCGCGACAATCCCAGGTGGCCAATGGCCGCCAGCAATGGGTCCGGCGCCGGCTTGGGCGGCGTCACATCCTCGAAGCCGATCACGACGCCGAAGAATCCCCGCAGGCCGCACGCCTCGAGCTCCGCCTCGATCAGCGCCCGCCGCTTACAGGAGACGACGCCCAGCGGCGAACCGGCTTGATGAAGCTTCCGGACGAGGGTCGGGATGCCGCGGAACACGCGCGCATGGCCGAGCCTCGAATCCACCGAGCGATACGTCGCAACCAGCTCCTCCCACATGTGTGGCGCGACGATCTTCATCTGCTCCGGCAGGGGCAGGCCTCGGTTCTGCCGGAAGAGCTGGCGCGCGCCCTCGTCCAGGCGATGCGTCCGCATCACGTGCGCGAACGCCTCCTCGATCAGTGGATAGCTGTCAACCAGCGTGCCGTCGAAGTCGAAGATCAGGCCCCGCGCACGGCCATTGTGGCCGGCGGAGGGCGTAAGGGGTCGAAGAAGAGACTCTGGTTCGGTTGCCACGTGTCATCAACATCCCTCGGGTAGGCTGGGCGCGCTCCCCCGGGTGCTGCGCTGTCGACGAATCGACCCTTCCCAACAAAATTATGCCAGTCGTATAACGTCGCCGTCCACCATTCCTCTCGGAAACCGGGACTGGCCAAACGCCCGTTCGCTCAGGTCTCAGGAACCAGCTGGATAAGGGACGCACCCGGCATTGGCAGCGGAAACTCCAGGACGGCGTTCCCGCGCTCCGCGGCCACCATCCCAGGCGGCACGAGGGCGTCCAACCGGTCCGCCTGCCGAAGCCTCGCCCAGCTTTGCGCGTCCGGCCAGTCGGGCGAGCCGGCCGCCGGCCAATGGCGTGCGATATTGGAATGTTCCCGATCGAGCCGCCAGTGCTCCCTGCGGTAACGGGCCGCGCCGAGACCAGAGAACCGCAGCCTCACATTTCGATCCAGCAGCGCGGCGCCGTCCTGCTTGCTCTGGTCCAGGGTGCCGTTCCAGACGACTGCGTGAATGGCACCGTCCGGACTCGACGTGGCGATGGCCTGGACCAGTGATTCCGCTCCGTCGCCGTTGACGTCGACGACCAGCCGATCACGACCCAGCATCTCGAGCATTCGCAGCGCCCAGTAGCGTGGCTTGCGCAGGTTGCCGACCGCCAGCAGGCCGAACCCCCCGTGTAGCAACCGCGGCGGCCGGCCGAGTTCCTCGAAGTGATCCGAGATGACCCAATACGCCAGATGCTCGGCGCGATCCATGGCCGAAAACATGCCGTGCAGGACAAACGGCCCACCCAGCACAGAATCGTTGATCGGCGCGAAGTGCCGAGGACTAACCCCCCATTCTGTCCACCACACCGGCCGGGGTCCGAGCCCGACGTCCATGGCCGTTGCCGCCACATCGAGCGGGAGATTCCCGTACGTATGGGTCGCGAGGAAATCGACGGCGGCGCCCGACTCGATCACGTGGGCGGCGAAATCGGCGATCCAGCCGGCGGCCGCGGTTGCCGGTCCCCCCACCTTGAGGCGCGCATCGACGGCCTTGATGGCGGCGGCCGCCTCGTCATAGAGTCGGAAATACTCCTGCCGGCTGCTGCTCCAGAAGACCTCGAGGTTGGGTTCATTCCAGACCTCGAACCCCCAGTCGGCGACCTCGGCGATGCCGTAGCGATCTACCAGATGTTGCGCGAGCGCGCCCACCAGGCCGCGCCACCGACCCCAGTCCTTCGGCGGCGAGATGATGGCACGGTAGTCAAAGACCGTCGCGCGCGGATCCCGAGCCAGCGCCCTCGGCATGAAGGAGAGTTCGACGACCGGGCGGAGTCCAAGAGCGAGAAGCCGATCGTAGACGCGGTCGACGCCAGCGAAGTCATAAGCGGGCCTGCCATCGGGTTCTGAATACACGCCAAGATCATCCATCAGGATGCCGTGCGCCCGAACGCGATTGACGCCGAGCTCCTCATGGGCTATGCGAAACGCCTGCGCGAACTCCTCGCCGACATCGAAGCCATCATCATTGCGACCGTAGAAGAGCTGCGTCAGATGTTCCGAGCCGACCATGTGCCAGGGCCGGACCAGCGGACGCAGCACCGCACCCGCATGAACAGTGACCTCAACCGCGCCGGGCCTGGTCGTCGCTTTGGCCCGCACCCCCGGCGACAACGGTCCGTGCGTGCCGTCCGCCGAGGTCAGCGACGCCACGGCGTACCAGGCGTCGACACCCGGACGTCCCGTGGTGTCGGCATAACATGGTCCCGGCACGGCGAGCACGTCTCCCCCACCGTGATCGATCGTCGTAAAGGGGCCATCCGGACGTTCCGACCGCTGCACCACATAGCCGGCGGCGCCCTTCACCAGCGACCAGCGCAGGGTTACCTGTCCCCCACCGGCCTCGGCGCGAACATCGTCAGGTGCCAGCAGCTCCTCGGCAATCGCTGCCGCGACCGAATCGCGGCGATGCCCGACCCGCCGTTCCCAATCGAGGCGGGCGGCCGCCTCCCGTTGCTTGGGAGGCGGCTGGCCCGAAGTCGACATCAGTCGTTGTTGCGCGATGCGATGGAGAATGTCTCCATCGAAAGGTACATACGCGCCGCCCACGCGACCGGGTCGTGAGCGAAGTGTTGCTGCATCTCACGGTTCTGTAGTGCATTGTCCAGTGCGGCCATGATCATCGAGTGGTCGAGCACCAGGATCCGATGGCCGACCGAGCCGGTCACGGGGTTGACGGCATCGAAGAAACCGTTGGCCCCGTACACCCCGGGATAGCGCTGACGCAGGGCCTTAATGTTGCCGTAGGCCTGCTGGGCCGCGACATCCAGGGCAAGAAATGACGCGTGCGGCGTAACCACGTCCTCGGTTGCGCAGCCGTGGCACTGGGACAACCCGCTGCTCGGGTGGCTGGCGTTGGCCCCGAACCCGTAGTAGGGGAAAGTCAGGCCCTCGACCCCGAAGCCGCCATAGCCGCCACTGTCGTCTGCGGTGCTGGACGGCGACATGCCCCAGACCGGGTAGTGGAGCTGCTGGGTTGCGTACCTGATGGCTACCTGTGGAGTCCGCACGTCCGCAAGACCGAAGCTGTTTGGCCCCCAGGTGGTCTCCGGGACGACCTCATTTGCCATCAGGCCCTCGAACATCCCGCCGGCAAACGTGGGGATGAAGGTAAGATTCGCGCCCGGATAGGTGTAGTGGCCTTCCCAGACGTCGAATTTCTTGCCCGACTGGGGATCGCGGTAGACCGTCCAGTAGCCGCCGTGCGGCCACTGCCCTTGCCATGAGAAGTCGGGGTCAGTCGCCTGGCATTCGGGATGCGGAGCCTTCGGCGGTAGCACCCGCCAGCTGCGCCACCAAACGTCGCCGGGCATCTGGTGCAGTCCCATCCCAATGTACGCCGAGATTCGCGGATCACTGTAGAAGGCGCCGTTATGGTAGTAGTGCGGGCCGTTGCTGCCCACGTCCGGTGGAAGCCCGACATAATAGCCACCGTACATCTGGCCGGTGGGTTGATTGCCAACGGCGGGGTTGACGTTGCATCTCGTCTGTGGACGACCGTCATAGAAGAGCCCGAAGTCCATCGGCGCGATCAGCTGGTCGACCTGGCGCCGCAGGCTCGGTAGCGCACTGCGGGCGATGATCAGACCGGATGCGTACCAGCCATTGTCGACGTTGGAAATGAAGTAGCAGTTATCGAATACCGGGTTGGGCTCGGCCGAGCAATCCGATTGACCCGGGTTCAGGATCACGTTCCCGGTCGTGGTGTCGTACCACTGGTAAAGAAATCCGTGATCGCGTTTTAGCGTGGCGACTTCGGTCAGGGTGGCCGAGATCTCCTTCGTCGCCTCACGCTTGCTGATCAGTCCGAGGTCATGGGCCGCCACGACCGCCCACAGGTACACTCCGATGTTGGCCGCCGAGGTGTACCGGCCATAACTGGTTGGTGTAGGCGAACCCCCCGCGTAAGTGAGGTTGTCCATCGGCAGATGGGTCTGGGGGTCGACGTCCTTGGCGTAGAACTTCCAGGTATCGCGCGCGATCGCCATCAGCGTCTTGCGCTGCTGCTCGCTCAACCCATTACAGTCTTGCCCCTGGTGGTCGCCCTGGCAATTGGACTGTCCCTGGTCACCCGGACCGGCTGCCGCCGCGGGCGACGCGAAGGCGGCGGCCAGCAGGACAATCGAGAAAAGCACACCGAAGACGCGCGTACGAACCATGCTTGATTCCTCCTTAACCCTTGAGGCCGGTTGTCGCGATGCCCTGCTGCACGAACCGCTGCAGCAGCAAGAAAACCAAAAGCACGGGAGCGATCAGTACGACCGAGCCTGCCATCAGCATGCCGTAGTCGATCGCGTTCTGCCCGATCGAGAAGGTCGCAACCGCGACCGGCAGCGTGTACATCGAGTCGCTTGTCGCGATGATCAGCGGCCACAGGAAGTTGTTCCAGCTGCCGAGGAATGTCAGGATGCCCAGCGTCGCCAGCGGCGCGCCTAGGAGCGGGAGCACGACCCGCCGGAAGACCGTGAACTCACCGGCGCCGTCCATGCGCGCCGCCTCCAGGAGCTCGTCGGGGATGCCCTGGATGAACTGGCGCATCAGGAAGACGCCGAACGCCTGGGCGGCGAACGGCAGGATCAGCCCGGCGTAGCTGTTGACGAAACCCAGGTTGCTCATCAGCACAAAGAGTGGAACCAGGTAGACCGTCTGCGGCACCATGATGGTCGCCAGCACGATCAGGAAGACCGCGCTCTTCCCACGAAAGCGCAGTTTGGCCAGCGCGTAGCCGATCATCGAGCAGAACAGCAGGTTCGACGCGACCACGATGGTGGCCACGATCACCGAGTTGACGAAGTACTGTGGGAAGTTCAGCTTGGTGAAGATCGTCGTGTAGTTGTCGAGGGTAAACGTCTGCGGGATCCAGGTCGGTGGCACGTGATGGAGCTCAGCGGACGTCTTGACCGAGCTGGCGACCATCCAGAGGAAGGGACCGACCAGCAAGACCAGGCCGATCAGTAACACGGCATACACCCACAAGGAATTACCCTCGCGACGGCCACCACGTGACGGACGCTGCTCGGGTCTGGCCTGGGTGACTACAGGAATGGCTGAGCGGACGGGGGCTGCCACACTCATGTGTCGCTCCTCAACAGCCGGAACTGGATGAGGGTGACCGCCGCGATGACGACGAACAGCGTGTAGGCCATGGCGCTCGCGTAGCCCTGGTGGAAGAAGTTGAAGCCCTGCTGGTAGACGTACATCGAAATCGGCCGCGTCTTGTTCAGCGGGCCGCCTTGCGTCATGACGAAGGGCTCCTCGAAGACCTGCAGGAACCCGATGGTGGTGACCACGGTAAGAAGCAGCGTCGTCGGCTTCAGCATCGGCAGCGTGATGCTGCGGAATTCCTGCCAGCGGTTGGCGCCATCGATGCGGGCCGCCTCGTAGAGGTCGTTCGGGATGCCCTGGAGGCCCGCCAGGAAGATGATCATCGCATTGCCGAAGTTGCGCCAGACCATCAGGGCGACGATGATCCCCACGGCGAGGGTGGGATTGCCTAGCCAGTCGGGTCCTGCGATGCCGAAGGTATGCAAGAGGCCGTTCACGAGGCCGAAGTCGGTATTGAACAGGAAGCGCCAGATGACCGCGATCGCCACGATGCTCGACACAACCGGCAGGTAATAGCCAACCCGGAAGACCGCCCGGAAGCGGCTGATCCCGCGATTGAGCGCGACCGCAGCCGCCAGCCCAACTGCCAGGTTCAAGACGGTGCCGAACACGACGAAGATGGTGGTAGTCAAAGCCGCCTGCAGGAAGTTCGGGTCATGCAGGAGCCTGGCGTAGTTGCCCAACCCGATGAAGTGCGCGGAGAACGGGTCGACGAGGTTGCCGAGGCTGAAGTCCGTGAAGCTCAGGATGGCCGAGGCAAGAATGGGCAGCGCCAGGAACGCGAGAAAGATCAGCAGGAACGGCGCCGAGAAGGCCCACCCGGTGAGGGCCTCCTTGAGCCACCCGCGCCTGGCGGCTGGCCGCGCCCGCGGAACGGACGCGACCAGCGCTTGTTGGGCGCTCATCGGCTAGCCCCCGATGATCTGGGTTGCCTGCTGCTGCATGCCTTTCGCGGCATCCGCCGGGGTCGCCTTGTTCAGTGAGGCCTTCTCTTGCCAGTCGTCGATCGCCTTCGCTACCTCTTCCCACTGCGGGATGTTCGGCGGTGAATGCGCGTCCTTCAACTGGGCGCCGAAGACCTTCAGGTTGGGATCGGCCGTGAGCGCTGGGTCGCCCCAGGCATCCTGGCGCGATGGCAGATCTTTCAGTTCCTTGTACCAGCTGATCTGGGTGTCTTTTGACGTCATGAACTGGACAAACTTCCAGGCGGCGTCCTGGTTCTTGCTGTTCTTGAAGACGACCCAGTCGCTGCCGCCGACGAACGAGGTCGCCGACTTATCACCCTTGGGCATGGGCGCCACGGCCCACTTCGACTGGTCGAGGCCGGCCTTCGAGATCAGACCTGCCATCCAGGGCCCAGAAATGAACATCGGGTCGTCGCCCGCGACGAACGCCTGGATCAGATCGAACCCCTGCGGCTGCGAGCTCCGGGTGAGGCCCTTCTTGAAGAAGTCGCTGTAGAAGGTCAGGGCCTTGA
Coding sequences within:
- a CDS encoding ribokinase; translation: MARIVVLGSLNVDLVVTVRRLPQPGETVLGDRLGSHPGGKGANQAVAAARLGGQVAMIGRVGNDSFGAELIENLKSNRVDSSGVERDPAAPTGAALIYVEAGGQNMIAVAPGANGALGPMDAQRAVSRLVAGDVLVLQLEVPISVIEHAATVARRAGAFVLLNAAPAQRLEPGLLSQLDALVVNEREASAFVDRDDPSTMAAALRTLGPKLVIVTLGPSGSVFCDETGVHRVEPFDVESIDSTGAGDAFMGALAVGIARRLPTAAAVRFANAAGAAATSSVGAQAALPRLDDLRRRFGLDLSSSEQ
- a CDS encoding nucleoside hydrolase, which translates into the protein MPRKVILDCDPGHDDAMAILLAHGNPEIELLAITTVAGNQTVDKTSLNARRVCSVAGIHVPIAAGCDRPLTRVLKTAAYIHGESGLDGPAFGEPTVPLDGRHAVDLLIELLMSSSGDITLVPTAPLTNIAVAVRKEPRIVKKVKEIVLMGGAYTRGNTTPAAEFNIAVDPEAAAIVFTAGWPLTMVGLDLTHQALATPAVLQRIAALGTPISKIAVQLMEFFRETYRRNAGFDSPPVHDPCAVARVIDPNVMTCVDAFVAIETRGEFTSGMTVTDFSGRLGQPNAKVPTQLDVAKFWNLMVDAIERIGASDVQAS
- a CDS encoding BMP family ABC transporter substrate-binding protein, which produces MSRRAAVLMISLMLAACGGPNAAPDTARTHVCIATNSDGPAPHTFNQLAIDGARGTGAAVQVITSKTTTEYLSALQRCVAAKPELIIAVSIDMASAVWHAAQVNTKQKFALVDAMPVDDNSQEVTLSNVNGLLFNEQEPAYLVGAMAGLMEKEKIGNASHNVLGVLGSNHGPGVDPYIAGFVTGARDADPSVVFKIAYSDSQDTAFCKQLGITQISAGADLLFEVTGRCASGYIDAAYDASGYAIGSNNDQAFVSPAVITSALKRVDRAVALTIQRLQNGQFRPGKQVFSLQEDATGFSTPSSVVPQDIVNQVLDLRTKIRNGSITPPDVVPPGV
- the add gene encoding adenosine deaminase, yielding MDDASYFQAIPKAELHLHLDGSVRPQTVLELAKQGGVLLPTQDVGKLRDFLEATDRTASLVEYIAYFELPIAVLQTVPALERATYELCEDLKNDNVRYAEIRYGPWLHVQQGLSLTDVIRAVLSGWTAGKKAFGLEGGVIVTALRDMPPAQNVSLAQIAGRYVGEGVVGFDLAGDEAGHPPILHEDAFRVARSLGLNITIHAGEAAGPESVRQAISMGAVRLGHGVRAQEDAEVIAMIKENGVQLDMAPTSNAQTKAVQRLEDHPLRRFYEQGIKVTISTDSRTVSNVTLTQEYQTVSHALGCSPEEISAMNLQALDGGFGDEVTRAPLRREFVDAMAKLRPATPTSG
- a CDS encoding DUF222 domain-containing protein, with the protein product MGAAGDRSGTPLARIKAALDDLLGWLSAQDDASLGEPLIEIRGVIDRSESVFADGVRRFDKSGEYKADGALSLTAWLRWKCKLSGGAALERVEIARQLEQLPKTEAAFANGDLGYQHAVVMARAAEHVGAAAVRREEASLLDAARSMDPGQFVGVAKNFEHRVDAAGALAEANHAYQRRYFHISEPQDGMVRLDGVLDAEGGATLRGALQKFMTPVKDDARSYGQRSADALVELGRQGGSGGKRTGAGPRPQLIIRASLDTLAGTPGAPAGELDGGGTVPAETVQRYACDSAIIRITGQGELDQELNHASRTVPASTRRALEARDRHCVFPGCTRPPIWCDGHHLVWWTRGGATALPNLALLCRPHHRGVHEEGWRLVRHKDAQFSAIPPPRPVIPSARSA
- a CDS encoding HAD-IA family hydrolase: MATEPESLLRPLTPSAGHNGRARGLIFDFDGTLVDSYPLIEEAFAHVMRTHRLDEGARQLFRQNRGLPLPEQMKIVAPHMWEELVATYRSVDSRLGHARVFRGIPTLVRKLHQAGSPLGVVSCKRRALIEAELEACGLRGFFGVVIGFEDVTPPKPAPDPLLAAIGHLGLSRSNAVYVGDSMVDLMTGRAARVRTVLAAWGLTPELRAAFRRHRLWATRPSEMLGLVLTGNGHKRAA
- a CDS encoding glycosyl hydrolase, whose translation is MSTSGQPPPKQREAAARLDWERRVGHRRDSVAAAIAEELLAPDDVRAEAGGGQVTLRWSLVKGAAGYVVQRSERPDGPFTTIDHGGGDVLAVPGPCYADTTGRPGVDAWYAVASLTSADGTHGPLSPGVRAKATTRPGAVEVTVHAGAVLRPLVRPWHMVGSEHLTQLFYGRNDDGFDVGEEFAQAFRIAHEELGVNRVRAHGILMDDLGVYSEPDGRPAYDFAGVDRVYDRLLALGLRPVVELSFMPRALARDPRATVFDYRAIISPPKDWGRWRGLVGALAQHLVDRYGIAEVADWGFEVWNEPNLEVFWSSSRQEYFRLYDEAAAAIKAVDARLKVGGPATAAAGWIADFAAHVIESGAAVDFLATHTYGNLPLDVAATAMDVGLGPRPVWWTEWGVSPRHFAPINDSVLGGPFVLHGMFSAMDRAEHLAYWVISDHFEELGRPPRLLHGGFGLLAVGNLRKPRYWALRMLEMLGRDRLVVDVNGDGAESLVQAIATSSPDGAIHAVVWNGTLDQSKQDGAALLDRNVRLRFSGLGAARYRREHWRLDREHSNIARHWPAAGSPDWPDAQSWARLRQADRLDALVPPGMVAAERGNAVLEFPLPMPGASLIQLVPET
- a CDS encoding glucoamylase family protein, whose translation is MVRTRVFGVLFSIVLLAAAFASPAAAAGPGDQGQSNCQGDHQGQDCNGLSEQQRKTLMAIARDTWKFYAKDVDPQTHLPMDNLTYAGGSPTPTSYGRYTSAANIGVYLWAVVAAHDLGLISKREATKEISATLTEVATLKRDHGFLYQWYDTTTGNVILNPGQSDCSAEPNPVFDNCYFISNVDNGWYASGLIIARSALPSLRRQVDQLIAPMDFGLFYDGRPQTRCNVNPAVGNQPTGQMYGGYYVGLPPDVGSNGPHYYHNGAFYSDPRISAYIGMGLHQMPGDVWWRSWRVLPPKAPHPECQATDPDFSWQGQWPHGGYWTVYRDPQSGKKFDVWEGHYTYPGANLTFIPTFAGGMFEGLMANEVVPETTWGPNSFGLADVRTPQVAIRYATQQLHYPVWGMSPSSTADDSGGYGGFGVEGLTFPYYGFGANASHPSSGLSQCHGCATEDVVTPHASFLALDVAAQQAYGNIKALRQRYPGVYGANGFFDAVNPVTGSVGHRILVLDHSMIMAALDNALQNREMQQHFAHDPVAWAARMYLSMETFSIASRNND
- a CDS encoding carbohydrate ABC transporter permease, whose translation is MWVYAVLLIGLVLLVGPFLWMVASSVKTSAELHHVPPTWIPQTFTLDNYTTIFTKLNFPQYFVNSVIVATIVVASNLLFCSMIGYALAKLRFRGKSAVFLIVLATIMVPQTVYLVPLFVLMSNLGFVNSYAGLILPFAAQAFGVFLMRQFIQGIPDELLEAARMDGAGEFTVFRRVVLPLLGAPLATLGILTFLGSWNNFLWPLIIATSDSMYTLPVAVATFSIGQNAIDYGMLMAGSVVLIAPVLLVFLLLQRFVQQGIATTGLKG